One stretch of Actinomycetota bacterium DNA includes these proteins:
- a CDS encoding type II secretion system protein GspE — MDFSRERLGEMLVRAGLITQAVLDEVLEIQTREGHKIGDILVHNLIISEDQLAQTLAGQKGLRFVNLAALTIDRAAVALVPERLMRRRSMVPIGFEDGRLVLAMSDPLDIQAIDDAEMRSGQAVLPVVATESQIRFAIDKYAEASEALVEVAEAAGAEVVEEVEDEAALAGEDVPVVRLVNQIIRTAVRDGASDIHVEPLNKAVRVRYRVDGVLHEAMEIPSVSRAGVTSRIKIMAEMDISERRRPQDGRIALTYEGRPLDLRVATLPTPFGESIVIRILNAELSFKELDDLGMSAQHLERFRWFLSRPYGAVLIAGPTGSGKTTTLYAGLRELNTVERKVVTIEDPIEYQMHGVMQMAVHPRIGLTFATGLRTMLRCDPDIVMIGEIRDPETAEIAIRAALTGHLVLSSIHTNDAPSALTRLLDMDVAPYITSSALLGVVAQRLARRLCVKCKKHAKVDAATLMRAGFDLKEAKTVKPYEAVGCPECFGTGYRGRIGLYEIMEIDDELRRLFLHEAPVDQLRKIAMDNGMCTLRRDALDKVAAGITSLDEVERVVI, encoded by the coding sequence GTGGACTTCAGCCGCGAGCGGCTCGGCGAGATGCTCGTACGCGCCGGGCTCATCACCCAGGCAGTGCTCGATGAGGTCCTGGAGATCCAGACCCGCGAAGGCCACAAGATCGGCGACATCCTCGTCCACAACCTCATCATCTCGGAGGACCAGCTCGCGCAGACGCTCGCGGGCCAGAAGGGCCTGCGCTTCGTCAACCTGGCCGCGCTGACGATCGACCGCGCGGCCGTCGCACTCGTGCCCGAGCGCCTGATGCGGCGCCGCAGCATGGTCCCGATCGGCTTCGAGGACGGCCGTCTCGTACTCGCCATGTCCGACCCGCTCGACATCCAGGCCATCGACGACGCCGAGATGCGCTCGGGCCAGGCCGTGCTGCCGGTCGTGGCCACCGAGTCGCAGATCCGCTTCGCGATCGACAAGTACGCCGAGGCCTCGGAGGCGCTGGTGGAGGTCGCCGAGGCGGCCGGGGCTGAGGTCGTCGAGGAGGTCGAGGACGAGGCGGCGCTCGCCGGCGAGGACGTGCCGGTGGTGCGCCTGGTGAACCAGATCATCCGCACCGCGGTGCGCGACGGCGCCAGCGACATCCACGTCGAGCCGCTCAACAAGGCGGTCCGCGTGCGGTACCGCGTCGACGGCGTCCTGCACGAGGCGATGGAGATCCCGTCCGTCTCGCGCGCCGGCGTGACCAGCCGCATCAAGATCATGGCCGAGATGGACATCTCCGAGCGGCGGCGGCCGCAGGACGGCCGCATCGCGCTGACCTACGAGGGGCGCCCGCTCGACCTGCGCGTGGCGACCCTGCCGACCCCGTTCGGGGAGAGCATCGTCATCCGGATCCTGAACGCGGAGCTGTCGTTCAAGGAGCTCGACGACCTCGGCATGAGTGCGCAGCACCTCGAGCGGTTCCGGTGGTTCCTGTCGCGCCCGTACGGTGCGGTGCTCATCGCGGGGCCGACGGGCTCGGGTAAGACCACCACGCTGTACGCGGGGCTGCGCGAGCTCAACACGGTCGAGCGCAAGGTCGTGACGATCGAGGACCCGATCGAGTACCAGATGCACGGGGTCATGCAGATGGCGGTCCACCCGCGGATAGGGCTGACGTTCGCCACCGGGCTGCGCACGATGCTGCGCTGCGATCCGGACATCGTGATGATCGGCGAGATCCGCGACCCGGAGACCGCCGAGATCGCCATCCGTGCGGCGCTGACGGGCCACCTGGTGCTCTCATCGATACACACGAACGACGCGCCGAGCGCGCTGACGCGCCTGCTCGACATGGACGTGGCGCCCTACATCACGAGCTCGGCTCTGCTGGGAGTGGTCGCCCAGCGCCTGGCGCGGCGGCTGTGCGTCAAGTGCAAGAAGCACGCGAAGGTCGACGCCGCCACACTCATGCGGGCGGGATTCGACCTCAAGGAGGCCAAGACCGTCAAGCCGTACGAGGCGGTCGGGTGCCCGGAGTGCTTCGGCACGGGCTATCGGGGGCGCATCGGCCTGTACGAGATCATGGAGATCGACGACGAGCTCAGGCGCCTGTTCCTCCACGAGGCGCCGGTCGACCAGCTGCGCAAGATCGCCATGGACAACGGGATGTGCACGCTGCGCCGGGATGCGCTCGACAAGGTCGCCGCCGGCATCACGAGCCTCGACGAGGTCGAACGGGTGGTGATCTAG